In Nostoc sp. CENA543, a single genomic region encodes these proteins:
- the avd gene encoding diversity-generating retroelement protein Avd → MSDLPIIQKTYDLIKWYVPILNRLPRDHKLLLGNRIITELYNLLDGLIIARYAKQKLTQLETLNTKLDILRYQTRLLLDFDLMKTERYEYAQKLINDIGVDLGGWIRQQKNQNHGIVATSHAN, encoded by the coding sequence ATGAGTGACTTACCAATCATACAAAAAACATACGACTTAATCAAGTGGTACGTCCCGATTCTTAACCGCTTACCCAGAGATCATAAGCTACTCTTAGGTAATCGCATCATCACAGAACTTTATAATCTGCTAGATGGGTTAATCATAGCACGCTACGCCAAACAAAAGTTAACTCAACTAGAAACGTTAAATACCAAGCTAGATATATTACGTTATCAAACCCGATTGCTTTTAGACTTCGATTTAATGAAAACAGAGCGTTACGAATATGCTCAAAAACTTATCAATGATATTGGCGTAGATTTAGGTGGTTGGATTAGACAACAAAAGAACCAAAATCATGGGATAGTAGCAACTTCCCATGCCAACTAA
- a CDS encoding SUMF1/EgtB/PvdO family nonheme iron enzyme — protein MAEVSPKVFISYSHKDEPLKNELIKHLIILKRDKVISLWHDREISPGVEWDQQINANLQTADIILLLVSSDFIASDYCWGVEVNTAIARHNAGNARVIPVILRNVMWQSAPFAKLQALPTNAKPVKSWPHEDDAFTDIAQGIRDAAKELIQERQQKQARANREAALAEYRRKVVEFAADGEISLAESFILQDEQKRLGLTDQETEKIREQVLEPYGIYKENLDKYRQFFTQLVEAQGYPLPEKAKGELSKLQNYYSLKDEDIDRIEQEQKNIEQQNQSQWFEFKTAKVTVISGTSCIVNYSQGKAEFFNERLDHGINLEMVAIPGGQFLMGSPESEEKRDSDESPQHHVKIQPFFMGKFPVTQAQWRVVAAWDKVNIDLDPDPSRFKGNNRPVECVSWDHAVEFCHRLSRRTNKTYRLPSEAEWEYACRAGTTAPFCFGETLTTDLANYDGNFTYGAGSKGEYRKQTTDVGSFPANLFGLYDLHGNIYEWCEDVWHDNYNGAPNDGSAWVNNKDEDARRLLRGGSWYGLPWYCRSANRVRYARGNRYDDVGFRVVIAVLRT, from the coding sequence ATGGCAGAGGTATCGCCCAAGGTATTCATTTCCTACTCACACAAAGACGAACCCCTGAAAAATGAACTCATTAAACACCTGATAATTTTAAAACGGGATAAAGTGATTTCTCTATGGCACGACCGTGAGATATCGCCTGGAGTTGAGTGGGATCAACAAATCAACGCTAATCTTCAAACCGCCGATATCATTCTGCTGCTCGTTAGTTCAGACTTTATTGCTTCTGATTACTGTTGGGGTGTAGAAGTTAATACAGCAATAGCACGTCATAACGCTGGAAATGCTCGCGTTATTCCTGTGATTCTCAGAAATGTTATGTGGCAGTCAGCACCCTTTGCCAAACTGCAAGCTTTGCCCACAAATGCTAAACCTGTTAAATCTTGGCCGCATGAAGATGATGCGTTTACTGATATTGCTCAGGGTATTCGGGACGCTGCCAAAGAATTAATTCAGGAACGTCAGCAAAAACAAGCAAGAGCGAATAGAGAAGCAGCTTTAGCTGAATATCGCCGAAAAGTTGTAGAATTTGCTGCCGATGGGGAAATTTCCTTGGCGGAGTCTTTTATCTTGCAAGATGAACAAAAAAGGCTGGGGCTGACAGACCAAGAAACTGAGAAAATCAGAGAGCAAGTATTAGAGCCTTATGGAATCTATAAAGAAAATTTGGACAAATATCGGCAATTTTTCACGCAGTTAGTAGAAGCACAAGGATATCCACTACCAGAAAAGGCTAAAGGTGAATTAAGTAAGCTACAAAATTACTATAGTCTAAAAGATGAAGATATAGACCGGATAGAACAAGAACAAAAAAATATAGAGCAGCAAAATCAATCTCAGTGGTTTGAGTTTAAAACTGCTAAAGTAACTGTAATATCAGGAACATCTTGTATAGTTAATTACAGCCAAGGTAAAGCCGAATTCTTCAATGAACGCCTAGATCATGGTATTAATCTAGAAATGGTTGCTATTCCTGGTGGACAGTTTCTCATGGGTTCGCCGGAAAGTGAAGAGAAGCGCGACAGTGATGAAAGTCCCCAGCACCATGTAAAGATTCAACCCTTTTTTATGGGTAAATTTCCCGTTACTCAAGCTCAATGGCGAGTGGTTGCGGCTTGGGATAAGGTAAATATTGATTTAGACCCTGACCCCTCCAGATTTAAAGGGAATAATCGTCCTGTAGAGTGTGTATCATGGGATCATGCTGTAGAGTTTTGTCACCGCTTATCGAGAAGGACGAATAAAACCTATCGCTTACCTAGTGAAGCGGAATGGGAATATGCTTGTCGTGCTGGAACAACTGCACCATTCTGTTTTGGCGAAACTCTCACCACTGACTTAGCAAATTACGATGGTAACTTTACCTACGGTGCAGGGTCAAAGGGTGAATATCGTAAACAAACAACCGATGTAGGAAGTTTTCCAGCGAATTTGTTTGGTTTATACGATTTGCATGGTAATATATACGAATGGTGTGAAGATGTTTGGCATGATAACTACAATGGTGCGCCGAATGATGGCAGTGCCTGGGTAAATAATAAAGATGAAGATGCGCGTCGGCTGCTGCGCGGTGGTTCGTGGTACGGCCTTCCGTGGTACTGTCGCTCGGCTAATCGCGTTAGGTACGCGCGTGGCAATAGGTACGACGACGTGGGTTTTCGGGTTGTGATTGCCGTCCTCAGGACTTAA
- the mgtE gene encoding magnesium transporter yields the protein MLIQDIRNSGLDIADLNQLKWDLNQLPPVDVGEYIGQLPEKQRAIAFRLLNKDQAIDVFEYLPTEIQEELINSLHDTQVVQLVEAMSPDERAELFDELPAVVIKKLLRELSPEQRQATATILGYPEYTAGRIMTTEYVRLREGLTVGEALSKIRRQDEDKETIYYAYVTDDNRKLVRVVSLRQLLFTFPEVLIRDIASDRVIRVRTDTPQEEVAQVMKRYDLIAVPVVDKEDRLVGIITIDDVVDVLEEEATEDFQRLAGASGDEEALSPAHITIRKRLPWLLGIMALYIGAASAIAPFQSVISAVPVLAVIMPIFSNTGGTVGIQALTVTIRGLGIGEVTPKDTMKILRKEILAGLGTAVVLALTMFALSLIWARPQERWVALIAGVVMATNTMVAVTLGTLLPMALKRLKLDPALMSGPLVTTMLDTIGFLTFLTMISVSLKVFNLPS from the coding sequence ATGCTCATACAAGATATTCGCAATTCAGGTTTGGATATTGCTGATTTAAACCAGCTCAAATGGGATTTAAATCAGCTACCACCGGTGGATGTGGGAGAATATATCGGACAATTACCCGAAAAACAGCGCGCGATCGCATTTCGTTTACTCAACAAAGATCAAGCAATTGATGTATTTGAATATTTGCCCACAGAAATTCAAGAAGAACTGATCAATTCTCTACATGATACCCAAGTCGTACAATTGGTAGAGGCGATGAGTCCTGATGAACGGGCAGAATTATTTGATGAATTACCTGCTGTAGTCATCAAAAAGCTATTACGAGAACTCAGTCCTGAACAACGACAAGCCACCGCCACGATTCTCGGCTATCCCGAATATACAGCCGGAAGAATCATGACGACGGAATACGTCCGCTTGCGGGAAGGTTTGACTGTCGGTGAAGCCCTCAGTAAAATTCGCCGTCAGGATGAAGACAAAGAAACCATTTACTATGCTTACGTCACCGATGATAACCGCAAGCTAGTCAGGGTTGTGTCATTGCGGCAATTATTATTTACCTTCCCAGAAGTTTTGATTCGGGATATTGCCAGCGATCGCGTGATTAGGGTAAGAACTGATACACCCCAAGAAGAAGTCGCCCAAGTCATGAAACGCTATGACTTGATTGCTGTGCCTGTGGTGGACAAAGAAGATAGATTAGTCGGTATTATTACTATTGATGATGTCGTCGATGTTCTAGAAGAAGAAGCCACAGAAGACTTTCAAAGATTGGCAGGTGCTAGCGGTGATGAAGAAGCTTTATCTCCCGCCCACATCACCATTCGCAAACGTTTGCCCTGGCTATTGGGGATTATGGCATTGTATATTGGTGCAGCCAGTGCGATCGCGCCTTTTCAATCGGTAATTTCAGCTGTGCCTGTCTTAGCTGTGATTATGCCCATATTTTCTAACACAGGTGGCACTGTCGGCATCCAAGCCCTCACAGTCACAATTCGGGGTTTAGGGATAGGGGAAGTCACACCTAAAGATACAATGAAAATTCTGCGGAAAGAAATCCTCGCAGGCTTAGGTACAGCCGTAGTTTTAGCCCTCACCATGTTTGCCCTATCTTTAATTTGGGCAAGACCCCAGGAAAGATGGGTGGCTTTAATTGCCGGTGTGGTCATGGCAACTAATACAATGGTAGCTGTCACCTTGGGAACTCTCCTGCCGATGGCACTCAAACGCCTCAAGCTAGATCCTGCCCTGATGAGTGGCCCTTTAGTCACCACCATGCTAGATACAATTGGATTCCTAACCTTCCTCACAATGATTTCCGTATCGTTGAAAGT
- the dnaK gene encoding molecular chaperone DnaK, with protein sequence MAKVVGIDLGTTNSCVAVMEGGQPTVIANAEGQRVTPSVVAYTKTGERLVGQIARRQAVMNPENTFYSVKRFIGRKFDEVTHESTEVSYQVVRDSNGNVKLNCPAASKQFAPEEVSAQVLRKLVDDASKYLGEKVTQAVITVPAYFNDSQRQATKDAGKIAGIEVLRIINEPTAAALAYGLDKKQNETILVFDLGGGTFDVSVLEVGEGVFEVKSTSGDTHLGGDDFDKKIVDWLASEFQSNEGIDLRKDKQALQRLTEAAEKAKIELSSATQTNINLPFVTATQTGPKHLDMILTRAKFEEMCADLFDRCRKPVQQALQDAKISHAQLDEVVLVGGSTRIPAVQALVRQITGKEPCQGVNPDEVVAVGAAIQAGVLSGEVKDILLLDVTPLSLGVETLGGVMTKIIERNTTIPVKKSETFSTAADGQTNVEIHVLQGERELAQHNKSLGNFRLDGIPPAPRGVPQIEVTFDIDANGILSVTAKDRATNKQQSISITGASTLDKRDVERMVRDAEAHAAEDHKRREQIDTKNLADSLVYQAEKQLRDLGDKVSASDRSRVEGLVNDLREAINQDNSDRIKSLSNELQQALMQVGSAVYAQAAGEQRSGGDDVIDADFVESNN encoded by the coding sequence ATGGCAAAAGTAGTTGGTATTGATTTAGGGACGACGAACTCTTGTGTTGCTGTTATGGAAGGGGGACAACCAACGGTTATTGCTAATGCAGAGGGACAACGTGTCACGCCTTCTGTGGTTGCATACACCAAAACAGGTGAACGTTTGGTGGGTCAAATTGCCAGGCGGCAAGCTGTAATGAACCCAGAAAACACCTTTTATTCTGTCAAACGCTTCATTGGACGGAAATTTGATGAAGTTACCCACGAGTCTACAGAGGTGTCTTATCAAGTTGTGCGTGACAGTAATGGCAATGTGAAACTGAACTGTCCCGCCGCTAGTAAACAATTTGCCCCGGAAGAAGTTTCTGCTCAAGTGCTGCGGAAATTGGTAGATGATGCTAGCAAATATTTAGGTGAAAAAGTGACTCAAGCCGTAATTACAGTTCCGGCTTACTTTAATGACTCCCAACGCCAAGCTACTAAGGACGCTGGGAAGATTGCTGGTATAGAAGTTCTCCGCATCATTAATGAACCCACAGCCGCCGCCCTCGCCTACGGTTTGGATAAGAAGCAAAACGAAACTATCTTAGTGTTTGACTTGGGTGGTGGTACTTTTGATGTTTCCGTTCTAGAGGTGGGTGAAGGTGTATTTGAAGTCAAATCTACTAGTGGTGACACCCATTTAGGTGGTGACGACTTTGATAAAAAAATAGTTGATTGGCTGGCTAGTGAATTTCAAAGTAACGAAGGTATAGATTTACGCAAAGATAAACAAGCACTGCAACGATTAACAGAAGCAGCCGAAAAAGCCAAAATTGAACTTTCCAGCGCGACTCAAACTAATATTAATCTGCCTTTTGTCACAGCTACGCAAACAGGGCCGAAACATCTAGATATGATCCTGACACGGGCGAAATTTGAAGAGATGTGTGCAGATTTGTTTGACCGTTGCCGGAAACCAGTACAACAAGCCTTACAAGATGCGAAAATCTCCCACGCCCAACTTGATGAAGTTGTACTTGTGGGTGGTTCAACTCGCATTCCTGCGGTGCAAGCATTAGTCCGTCAGATAACTGGGAAAGAACCCTGTCAAGGTGTAAACCCAGATGAAGTGGTAGCAGTTGGTGCAGCCATTCAAGCGGGTGTATTGTCAGGGGAAGTCAAAGACATATTACTGTTGGATGTGACACCGTTGTCTTTGGGTGTAGAAACTCTCGGCGGTGTCATGACGAAGATTATTGAACGGAACACTACGATTCCTGTCAAGAAGTCAGAAACTTTTTCCACAGCCGCCGATGGACAAACTAATGTGGAAATTCATGTGTTGCAAGGAGAAAGAGAATTAGCTCAACATAACAAGAGTTTGGGTAATTTTCGTTTAGATGGTATTCCACCAGCACCTAGAGGTGTACCGCAAATAGAGGTAACTTTTGATATTGATGCCAATGGGATTCTCTCGGTGACAGCAAAAGACCGGGCGACCAATAAACAGCAGTCAATTTCGATTACTGGGGCTTCTACTTTGGATAAACGCGATGTGGAACGCATGGTGAGGGATGCAGAAGCCCACGCCGCCGAAGACCACAAACGCCGTGAACAAATAGACACCAAGAATTTAGCCGATTCTTTGGTGTATCAAGCAGAAAAACAACTGCGAGATTTAGGTGATAAGGTTAGTGCTAGCGATAGGAGTCGAGTAGAAGGGCTAGTTAATGATTTACGCGAGGCCATTAACCAAGATAATAGCGATCGCATTAAATCTTTAAGCAATGAGTTACAGCAAGCCCTCATGCAAGTTGGTAGTGCTGTTTACGCCCAAGCCGCAGGCGAACAAAGAAGTGGTGGCGATGATGTCATTGATGCGGATTTTGTTGAAAGTAATAATTAG
- a CDS encoding HicB family protein gives MQYQIFVQNQQNNSIASVVGMPNVIAEANTEAEVIAKIKSVLEAQLATGKFMTIEVNPETVPHQETTQMKYAGIFADDPSFDDFMEKLAIIRAESNAHTDE, from the coding sequence ATGCAATACCAGATTTTTGTGCAGAATCAACAGAATAACTCTATCGCCTCAGTGGTTGGTATGCCCAATGTCATAGCAGAGGCTAATACAGAAGCAGAAGTAATTGCCAAAATTAAATCTGTCTTAGAAGCACAATTAGCTACAGGTAAGTTTATGACTATTGAAGTCAACCCAGAAACAGTTCCTCATCAGGAAACAACTCAGATGAAGTATGCTGGCATATTTGCTGATGATCCATCATTTGATGATTTTATGGAGAAATTAGCTATTATCCGTGCAGAATCAAATGCTCATACAGATGAGTGA
- a CDS encoding RNA-directed DNA polymerase, translating to MKRYGNLWQDITAFSNLLAASKQAQKGKRFRTNVLEFNYNLEQELFHLQHQLLSKTYSPGEYRTFYIFEPKPRMISAAPYRDRVIHHALCNIIVPIFERTFISDSYANRVGFGSHRALRRFTEFARSHQYVLQADICKYFPSIDHEILKSLIRRKIKCADTLWLIDTIIDNSNSQELVINYFTGDNLLTPTERRHGLPIGNLTSQFFANVYLNGFDHFVKEELKATQYIRYVDDFALFSDDEIFLEKARVKIEEYLASLRLKIHPIKSQLFATQYGANFVGFRILPNRIRVRNDNLRQARRRLKQMRLDYDQGKIEYKTNSQFAIRNSQLIQPPTRGGVFTYLGKQGFFRPPGARF from the coding sequence ATGAAAAGATACGGTAACTTGTGGCAAGATATTACAGCATTTAGCAATTTACTCGCCGCCTCAAAGCAAGCACAAAAAGGTAAAAGATTTAGAACTAACGTTTTAGAATTTAACTACAATCTAGAGCAGGAATTATTTCATTTACAACATCAATTACTATCAAAAACGTATTCTCCTGGAGAATACCGCACATTTTATATTTTTGAACCAAAGCCACGGATGATTTCGGCTGCTCCCTATCGAGATAGAGTCATACATCACGCTTTATGTAATATTATTGTCCCCATTTTTGAACGCACATTTATTAGTGATTCCTACGCTAATCGAGTCGGGTTTGGTTCTCATCGGGCATTACGTCGCTTTACTGAATTTGCACGCTCTCATCAATATGTTTTGCAAGCAGATATCTGTAAATACTTTCCCAGCATTGATCACGAAATACTAAAATCCCTCATCAGGCGGAAAATAAAATGTGCTGATACACTGTGGTTAATAGACACTATTATTGATAACAGTAATTCTCAAGAATTAGTAATTAATTATTTTACAGGTGATAATTTACTCACACCCACAGAAAGAAGACATGGCTTACCAATTGGTAATTTAACAAGTCAGTTTTTTGCGAATGTATATCTAAATGGCTTTGACCATTTTGTAAAAGAAGAACTTAAGGCTACTCAATATATTCGTTATGTTGATGATTTCGCATTATTTTCTGATGATGAAATATTTTTAGAAAAAGCCAGAGTTAAAATTGAAGAATATCTTGCCAGCCTCAGACTAAAGATACATCCCATTAAAAGCCAATTATTTGCAACACAATACGGAGCTAATTTTGTTGGATTTCGTATTTTACCAAATCGCATTCGGGTAAGAAATGACAATTTACGCCAAGCCAGAAGGCGATTAAAGCAAATGCGGCTAGACTACGACCAAGGGAAAATAGAATATAAAACCAATTCGCAATTCGCAATTCGCAATTCGCAATTAATTCAGCCACCCACAAGGGGTGGGGTTTTTACCTACCTTGGGAAACAAGGATTTTTTCGCCCACCAGGGGCGAGGTTTTGA
- a CDS encoding Hsp20/alpha crystallin family protein, whose translation MALIRWEPFRDIERLEPFREIDTLQRQMNRLFERLMPTDGAERMGFAFIPAAEIEEKEDAIHLKLEVPGLESKDISVEATPDAIVISGERKSETTTEEGGVTRSEFRYGRFQREIPLPCQIQNDKVQAEYKNGILRLTLPKAESERQKVVKVNVG comes from the coding sequence ATGGCACTTATTCGTTGGGAACCTTTCAGAGATATTGAACGCTTAGAACCATTCCGTGAAATCGACACATTGCAACGGCAAATGAATCGTCTATTTGAAAGATTAATGCCAACAGACGGTGCAGAAAGAATGGGATTTGCATTCATACCTGCGGCTGAAATCGAAGAAAAAGAAGATGCAATTCACCTGAAATTAGAAGTACCTGGCTTAGAATCCAAAGATATTAGTGTAGAAGCTACACCAGATGCAATTGTGATTAGCGGTGAACGCAAATCCGAAACCACAACTGAAGAAGGCGGCGTTACCCGTTCTGAATTCCGCTACGGCAGATTCCAAAGAGAAATACCTTTACCTTGTCAAATTCAAAACGACAAAGTCCAAGCCGAATACAAAAATGGCATCCTACGCTTAACGCTACCAAAAGCAGAATCAGAAAGACAAAAAGTGGTGAAAGTTAATGTGGGATGA
- the glpK gene encoding glycerol kinase GlpK yields MQTLSSTSSRYILALDLGTTGNRAFIFNADGKIVGQAYKELTQYYPQPGWLEHDPQQIWHDACWVIKTAISHAQITPSEIAAIGLTVQRETCLLWDKTTGKPLHKAIVWQDRRTAPLCNQLQEQGYAQEIYNRTGLVIDAYFSATKLRWLLDQMTDVDLSHVLAGTIDTWILWKLTGGKVHATDHSNASRTMLMNLQTCEWDERLLDIFQIPTQILPQIQPSLGEFGVTDADLLGAAIPITAILGDQQAALFGHGCDRPGLMKCTYGTGSFLVAHTGKEIVRSPNKLISTVAWTQTSASQNLNVGYALEGSMFTSGACIQWLRDSLKFIKTAAETETMATQVSDNGGVYFVPAFSGLGAPYWDMTARGAFLGITASVQPQHLVRAVLEAIAYQVVEVVQAINASCSHPMQRLIVDGGACENNFLMQFQADVLGIPVERPTMRDTTVQGAAFAAGLAVGFWDSYTALVNQRQIDRIFEPNPITHNFTTWQKAVKRTLDWA; encoded by the coding sequence ATGCAGACATTGAGCAGCACATCATCACGGTATATCTTAGCGTTGGATTTAGGTACGACAGGCAACCGCGCTTTTATCTTCAACGCAGATGGTAAGATTGTCGGACAAGCATATAAAGAACTCACACAATATTATCCCCAGCCGGGATGGTTGGAACATGACCCGCAACAAATTTGGCATGATGCTTGCTGGGTAATTAAAACTGCTATCTCGCACGCTCAAATTACCCCATCAGAAATTGCTGCTATTGGTTTGACTGTACAACGAGAAACTTGTTTACTCTGGGATAAAACCACAGGGAAACCGTTACACAAAGCCATTGTTTGGCAAGATAGGCGGACTGCTCCTTTGTGTAATCAATTACAAGAGCAAGGCTATGCTCAAGAAATATATAATCGCACTGGTTTAGTTATCGATGCTTATTTCTCGGCAACTAAGCTCAGATGGCTATTAGACCAAATGACCGATGTTGATTTAAGTCATGTCTTAGCAGGTACAATTGATACCTGGATACTGTGGAAATTAACAGGTGGGAAAGTCCACGCCACCGACCACAGCAACGCTAGCCGCACGATGTTAATGAATCTCCAAACCTGCGAGTGGGATGAGAGATTATTAGATATTTTCCAAATTCCGACGCAGATATTGCCGCAAATCCAACCCAGCTTAGGCGAATTTGGCGTTACCGATGCTGATTTACTCGGTGCAGCCATTCCCATCACAGCTATTTTAGGTGATCAGCAAGCCGCTTTATTTGGTCACGGCTGCGATCGCCCTGGTTTGATGAAATGTACTTACGGCACTGGTAGCTTTTTAGTGGCTCACACTGGAAAGGAGATTGTGCGATCGCCAAATAAATTAATCTCTACAGTTGCTTGGACACAAACCAGTGCCAGTCAAAATTTAAATGTCGGCTATGCCCTAGAAGGTAGTATGTTTACTAGTGGTGCTTGTATCCAATGGTTGCGAGACAGTCTCAAGTTTATTAAAACGGCGGCGGAAACAGAGACAATGGCGACGCAGGTATCAGACAACGGCGGAGTTTATTTTGTCCCTGCTTTTAGTGGATTAGGCGCGCCTTACTGGGATATGACTGCTAGAGGCGCATTCTTAGGCATTACCGCCAGTGTCCAACCCCAGCATTTAGTCAGAGCCGTATTAGAAGCGATCGCCTATCAAGTGGTAGAAGTAGTACAAGCCATTAACGCCTCATGCAGTCATCCCATGCAACGTTTAATAGTCGATGGTGGTGCTTGTGAGAATAATTTCCTCATGCAATTTCAAGCCGATGTATTAGGAATTCCGGTAGAACGTCCCACCATGCGCGACACCACAGTCCAAGGTGCAGCCTTTGCCGCCGGTTTAGCCGTAGGATTTTGGGACAGTTACACAGCATTAGTCAACCAAAGACAAATTGACCGCATATTTGAACCAAACCCCATCACACATAACTTTACCACCTGGCAAAAAGCCGTCAAACGCACCTTAGATTGGGCATAG